GGCTTGGCAAAGAATGGAACGCTTTAATGACCATGAATGGAACATTGCTTTTATTCCTCAGGAACAACCTAAATTTGAAGTTACCGGAGATCTAAAACTAGATTGGCGGATCATTGAGGGTTTTATTCATTATACACCACGGTTTCCGGAAATTACTTATCATCCCGGTCAACTAGATATTTATATTCAACAATATGGTCGTGTAGAAATAAACTATGTTGATTTACAGGCATAAAGTGAGGGAAAATAATGTTTATTGAAACAAAGTATTTGGGAAATATGGAAATACCCGCAGAGAAAATTATTTTTTTTCCCCAAGGGCTTTTCGCTTTTGAAGATAAGCACCATTATGTGCTGATTGAACAAGAACATCCGCTTTGGCATTTACAATCTATTGAAGAATCTCAATTAGCTTTTCTGGTTCTCAATCCTTTTTTATTTAAACCTGATTATGAATTTCGATTATCTGCGGCTGATCAAGCTGAATTAGAAATTAAGAAACCTGAGGAATTGGCGGTGTTTTGTATTACTGCTATTCCCGGGGACATAAAAAAGGCTACTGTTAATTTATTAGCTCCCCTAGTAATTAACATATCATTAAAAAAAGGTAAACAAATCGTCCTTTATCAGCAGAACTATAACACGAAGCATCAATTATGGCCGGAAATGCAAACAGTAAGGGGAGGGGAGCATTATGCTAGTCCTAACACGCAAAAAAAATGAAAGTATTATGATTGGTGATGAAATAGAAATAGTGGTGCTCGAAATTACACCTACTCAAATTCGCCTCGGGGTGGAAGCCCCACAAAAGTATCCGGTGTATCGTAAAGAAATCTTTTTGGAAATAGCCGCGGAAAATCGTCGAGCTGGTCAAAGTGTATTTACTCAAGAGTTAAACAATAAATTGGGGGAATTCTTTCGGGAAATAGACGCTAAATCATGAAATAGGGGTTTGGCGTTTTCCTCTTTTTTAACGTATTTTCCTAAAAAAGTTGTTTAAAAGACTAAACTTTTCTCAATACTTTTCGATATGATAATTGAAGGATAAAATTATGTAAGGGCCCTATATAATTTTTACCTTTTCTTCAAGGATGAAGAAAATATAAAATATTCAAGGAGGAATTCAAAAATGAGAATTAATCACAACATTGCAGCGTTAAACACGTATCGTCAGTTAACGGTGAACAATGAAGCTAGTTCTAAGGCTATTGAAAAATTATCATCTGGTCTTAGAATTAACAGAGCTGGGGACGATGCAGCTGGCTTGGCCATCAGTGAAAAGATGAGAGGACAAATTAGAGGTCTAGAAATGGCTTCTAAAAATGCCCAAGACGGTATTTCCCTAATTCAAACCGCGGAAGGTGCTTTAAGTGAAACTCATGCTATCTTACAAAGAATGCGGGAACTAACCGTTCAATCACTTAATGATACCAACGAAGCTGAAGACCGTGGAGCTTTGAATGAAGAATTTATGGCATTAATTGCTGAAATTGATCGGATTGCCGATACTACTCAATTTAACGGTAAGGTGCTGTTAAATGGTGAGTTAGGTGGAGGGAAATTAGACGAGGACTCAGTGGAGGACTTAGCAGAAGCCGGTGTAGCCGGGATTACTATTGCCGGTGCGGAAGCTGGGGAATATAAGTTGGAATTGGATGAAACTACTTTAACTGTAACTCTCCCTGCTGAAGGGGAAGAGGATCCTACTACTATAGAAATAGAAGATGTGGAAGTACCAGAAGGTTTTGGGGTAGCTACTATTGAGCTAAAAGATGATACTGCAGATTTAGGTGTAGTCCTTAGAATTAATTCTAGTTTTGCAGATGAAACTGATGTTACATTTACGGTTGAATCCGGCTCGG
This genomic interval from Clostridia bacterium contains the following:
- a CDS encoding flagellar assembly protein FliW; its protein translation is MFIETKYLGNMEIPAEKIIFFPQGLFAFEDKHHYVLIEQEHPLWHLQSIEESQLAFLVLNPFLFKPDYEFRLSAADQAELEIKKPEELAVFCITAIPGDIKKATVNLLAPLVINISLKKGKQIVLYQQNYNTKHQLWPEMQTVRGGEHYASPNTQKK
- the csrA gene encoding carbon storage regulator CsrA, which codes for MLVLTRKKNESIMIGDEIEIVVLEITPTQIRLGVEAPQKYPVYRKEIFLEIAAENRRAGQSVFTQELNNKLGEFFREIDAKS
- a CDS encoding flagellin, which gives rise to MRINHNIAALNTYRQLTVNNEASSKAIEKLSSGLRINRAGDDAAGLAISEKMRGQIRGLEMASKNAQDGISLIQTAEGALSETHAILQRMRELTVQSLNDTNEAEDRGALNEEFMALIAEIDRIADTTQFNGKVLLNGELGGGKLDEDSVEDLAEAGVAGITIAGAEAGEYKLELDETTLTVTLPAEGEEDPTTIEIEDVEVPEGFGVATIELKDDTADLGVVLRINSSFADETDVTFTVESGSELSLQIGANENQTIEIAINNMDAGALGVATTSIADKDGANEALVALDGAIKAVSTQRSALGAYQNRLEHTISNVDTAAENLTAAESRIRDVDMAREIMEFTKTAILTQAAQAMLAQANQQPQGVLQLLR